One Chroococcidiopsis sp. TS-821 genomic window carries:
- a CDS encoding DUF5818 domain-containing protein, producing MEAKKVLEVREIKLAILESFPPQLSITATGIVPTQGWKNAELIPYIYIQPPIDGIYEFDFVAEPPKGIVAPALASIKANFRLETIPNLRGVKVYASSNSQIALLEASGKERTICVKGVLTDEGVECQTLRAADGELYTLVGNLKEFKIGDEVYVAGTVAEFSFCLQGITIVVNWISKSAPKCSLAVGV from the coding sequence ATGGAAGCAAAGAAGGTGTTAGAAGTAAGAGAAATTAAGCTAGCTATTTTAGAAAGTTTTCCTCCACAACTTTCCATTACAGCAACTGGAATTGTTCCCACGCAGGGCTGGAAAAATGCTGAACTCATTCCTTACATTTATATCCAGCCACCGATAGATGGTATTTATGAATTTGATTTTGTCGCTGAACCGCCAAAAGGAATTGTCGCACCAGCACTTGCGTCAATAAAGGCAAATTTTCGTCTGGAAACGATTCCTAACCTGAGAGGAGTAAAAGTTTATGCTTCCAGTAATTCTCAAATTGCGCTTTTAGAAGCTAGCGGTAAAGAAAGGACAATTTGCGTTAAAGGAGTTCTCACCGATGAGGGTGTAGAATGCCAAACACTCCGCGCTGCTGACGGCGAACTTTACACACTTGTGGGCAATCTCAAGGAATTTAAAATAGGTGATGAAGTCTATGTAGCTGGTACAGTTGCTGAATTTTCGTTTTGCTTGCAGGGAATTACAATTGTTGTGAATTGGATTAGCAAAAGTGCGCCAAAGTGTTCGCTAGCTGTAGGTGTATAG
- a CDS encoding CoA-acylating methylmalonate-semialdehyde dehydrogenase, producing MSCAVLQNYINGEWCDSTATEYLDVTNPATAEILAKVPLGTATDVDRAATAAIAAFTTWRRTPAGERVQYLFKLKTLLEENFADLATTITQECGKTLAESKGELQRAIENVEVACGIPILMQGYNSEDIAKGIDEILIRQPVGVAAVIAPFNFPGMIPFWFMPYAIACGNTYIIKPSEKVPLTMQKVMQLLAQTGIPKGVVNLVNGAKEVVDAILDHPAIRAISFVGSTLVARYVYSRATANGKRAQCQGGAKNPVIVLPDADMEMTTRIVADSAFGCAGQRCLAASLAITVGKARQTFTEAIADAASTRVVGYGLDDKVQMGPVITAESRARIEQLIQQGIAEGATPLVDGRQAKIADYPQGYFIRPTLLQNIEPTSTIAQTEVFGPVLGLIHLDTVDDAIAFVNSGQYGNMACLFTSSGAAARKFRYEAEVGNIGINIGVAAPMAFFPFSGWKESFFGDLHGQGHHAVEFFTQTKVVVERWFQDWSRQF from the coding sequence ATGAGTTGCGCTGTTCTCCAAAACTACATTAATGGCGAATGGTGTGACTCCACTGCTACTGAATATTTGGATGTAACTAATCCAGCAACAGCAGAAATACTTGCTAAAGTTCCACTCGGAACAGCAACCGACGTAGATCGAGCAGCAACAGCCGCGATCGCAGCATTTACCACCTGGCGGCGCACTCCAGCGGGGGAACGAGTACAGTATTTATTTAAACTTAAAACGCTACTAGAAGAGAACTTTGCTGACTTAGCCACGACGATTACACAAGAGTGCGGCAAAACTTTGGCAGAATCAAAAGGCGAATTGCAACGGGCGATCGAAAATGTGGAAGTTGCTTGTGGAATTCCGATTTTAATGCAAGGCTACAACTCAGAAGATATCGCCAAAGGCATTGATGAAATCTTAATTCGACAACCTGTAGGTGTTGCAGCAGTTATTGCGCCGTTCAACTTTCCAGGGATGATTCCGTTTTGGTTTATGCCGTATGCGATCGCCTGCGGTAACACATATATTATTAAACCCTCTGAGAAAGTACCGCTGACAATGCAAAAAGTGATGCAGCTTTTGGCACAAACAGGAATACCCAAAGGTGTTGTCAATCTTGTTAACGGTGCGAAAGAAGTTGTCGATGCGATTCTCGATCATCCTGCGATTCGGGCAATTAGCTTTGTCGGTTCGACTTTGGTAGCGCGTTATGTTTACAGTCGGGCGACAGCAAATGGTAAACGCGCGCAGTGTCAGGGTGGGGCAAAAAATCCAGTGATTGTGCTACCGGATGCAGATATGGAGATGACAACTCGCATTGTTGCAGATAGCGCCTTCGGTTGCGCTGGACAACGTTGCTTAGCAGCTTCGCTGGCGATTACTGTTGGAAAAGCACGTCAAACTTTTACTGAGGCGATCGCTGATGCGGCGTCTACTCGCGTTGTTGGTTACGGGTTAGACGATAAAGTTCAAATGGGACCTGTGATTACAGCAGAAAGTCGAGCGAGAATTGAGCAATTAATACAGCAGGGAATCGCTGAAGGTGCAACGCCGCTTGTTGATGGTAGACAAGCAAAAATTGCTGATTATCCTCAAGGTTATTTTATTCGACCGACGCTACTCCAAAATATCGAACCTACAAGTACAATTGCTCAAACGGAGGTTTTTGGTCCTGTACTCGGTTTAATTCATCTCGATACAGTTGATGACGCGATCGCCTTTGTTAATAGCGGTCAATACGGTAATATGGCGTGCTTATTTACCTCTAGTGGCGCTGCTGCACGCAAATTCCGCTACGAAGCGGAAGTGGGTAACATTGGTATCAACATTGGCGTTGCTGCACCGATGGCTTTCTTTCCCTTTAGCGGCTGGAAAGAAAGTTTCTTTGGCGATTTGCACGGACAAGGACATCACGCCGTTGAATTCTTTACCCAAACGAAAGTTGTGGTCGAACGCTGGTTCCAAGATTGGTCAAGACAATTTTAG
- a CDS encoding DUF1499 domain-containing protein has translation MSTVETKSNSVFQRVLLTFIALVFVTFCALGTKITFSGEPQLFAGTRPNNLGVHAGQLAPCPTTPNCVSSQSQDAVHQIAPLTYNSTDQEAMAHLKTVLQSFRRAKAIAQTENYIYSEFTIPVVGFVDDVEFLLDKDAKAIHVRSASRLGEGDLGVNRRRVETIRTKFMDVSE, from the coding sequence ATGTCCACAGTTGAGACGAAATCAAATTCTGTATTCCAACGAGTTCTTCTTACCTTCATCGCATTAGTGTTCGTCACTTTTTGTGCATTAGGAACTAAAATCACCTTTTCTGGAGAACCGCAGCTATTTGCCGGAACGCGACCGAATAACCTTGGAGTTCATGCTGGTCAATTAGCACCGTGTCCGACTACCCCTAATTGTGTCAGCAGTCAAAGCCAAGATGCAGTGCATCAAATTGCTCCTCTAACTTACAATTCAACTGACCAAGAAGCAATGGCGCACCTCAAAACAGTGCTGCAATCTTTTCGCCGTGCCAAAGCGATCGCCCAAACCGAAAATTACATTTATAGCGAATTTACAATTCCCGTTGTCGGATTTGTTGATGATGTCGAATTTTTGCTTGACAAAGATGCCAAAGCGATCCACGTTCGTTCAGCTTCGCGGTTAGGTGAGGGCGACTTGGGAGTTAATCGGCGTCGAGTTGAAACTATCAGGACTAAATTCATGGATGTCTCCGAATGA
- a CDS encoding DUF1028 domain-containing protein, with protein MTFSIVAWDPSTQMTGVAVATKHLAVGALVPHAKATIGAIATQAQTNPLLGILGIQLLEQRAISEGTLDEISVEDIIYLLLKDDKDRDHRQLHLVDHNGHTAAWTGKECIDWAGHFTFPYFSVAGNMLVGEQTLLAMAEAYQAKEGMEFSERLLQALEAGEAAGGDKRGRQSAAIYVVHQDVYPYLDLRVDHHNNPIAELRYLFEESRKDYYQMFRRTMPTRHPRTTEPLSLNPAPWSASTKVPQKSVNTTDTPLSA; from the coding sequence ATGACATTCTCAATTGTGGCTTGGGATCCATCAACGCAAATGACAGGGGTTGCAGTCGCAACAAAGCATCTAGCAGTAGGGGCGTTAGTGCCTCATGCCAAAGCGACAATTGGGGCGATCGCAACGCAAGCACAAACTAACCCGCTGCTGGGAATTTTGGGTATTCAGTTACTCGAACAGCGTGCCATCAGCGAAGGAACCTTAGACGAAATCTCTGTCGAAGATATCATTTACCTTTTACTCAAAGACGATAAAGACCGCGACCATCGGCAATTACATTTAGTCGATCACAACGGTCACACTGCAGCTTGGACAGGCAAAGAGTGCATCGATTGGGCAGGACATTTTACTTTTCCCTACTTCTCTGTCGCTGGCAATATGCTAGTTGGCGAACAAACTTTGCTAGCAATGGCAGAAGCGTATCAAGCCAAAGAAGGGATGGAGTTTTCCGAACGCTTACTGCAAGCCTTAGAAGCTGGGGAAGCAGCAGGCGGTGATAAACGGGGTCGTCAATCGGCAGCAATTTATGTTGTCCATCAAGATGTCTATCCCTATCTTGATTTGCGCGTCGATCATCACAATAACCCGATCGCTGAATTGCGCTATTTATTTGAAGAATCCCGTAAAGATTACTACCAAATGTTTCGGCGGACAATGCCTACACGACACCCTCGTACGACGGAACCGCTTAGTTTAAATCCTGCACCGTGGTCAGCTTCTACAAAAGTACCACAAAAGAGTGTTAATACGACAGACACACCCCTGTCTGCTTGA